The proteins below are encoded in one region of Telopea speciosissima isolate NSW1024214 ecotype Mountain lineage chromosome 10, Tspe_v1, whole genome shotgun sequence:
- the LOC122643883 gene encoding rhodanese-like domain-containing protein 9, chloroplastic, translating to MAGLCFCTALSSRRTTWLVLETNLAGNMLYKPLHKRSMVLRAEVNYVNAEEAKKLIAVDGYAVLDVRDKSQYDRAHIKSCYHVPLFIENKDNDLGTIVKRTVHNNFAGLFFGLLFTKLNPNFVQSIKSQFSTDSKLLLVCQEGLRSAAAANKLEEAGFQNLSCMTSGLQSVKPGTFDSVGSTELQNAGKAGLVTVQGKISAVLGTVLICAYLFITFFPEQAEKLLQMAPGS from the exons atggccGGCCTTTGTTTCTGCACTGCCCTTTCTTCTCGGAG GACAACATGGTTGGTTCTTGAAACCAACCTTGCAGGGAATATGCTTTACAAACCACTCCATAAGAGAAGCATGGTACTTAGAGCTGAAGTGAATTACGTGAATGCTGAGGAGGCAAAGAAACTCATTGCTGTTGATGGGTATGCAGTCTTGGATGTCCGAGACAAATCTCAGTATGATCGTGCACATATAAAGTCTTGTTATCATGTGCCCCTATTTATTGAAAACAAGGACAATGACCTTG GTACAATTGTAAAGCGAACAGTGCACAACAACTTTGCAGGGCTGTTCTTTGGGTTGCTATTCACTAAACTTAATCCCAATTTTGTGCAATCCATTAAAAGCCAGTTCTCAACTGACAGTAAATTGTTACTTGTTTGTCAAGAAGGGCTAAG GTCTGCTGCAGCTGCTAATAAGCTAGAGGAAGCTGGCTTCCAAAACTTGTCATGTATGACATCAGGTCTTCAGTCAGTGAAACCAG GCACATTTGATTCTGTTGGCTCCACTGAGTTACAAAATGCGGGCAAAGCTGGTTTAGTGACAGTTCAAGGGAAGATTTCAGCAGTCCTTGGGACCGTACTAATCT GCGCATACCTTTTCATCACCTTCTTCCCTGAACAAGCAGAGAAGCTACTTCAAATGGCCCCTGGTAGTTAA